Proteins encoded by one window of uncultured Methanobrevibacter sp.:
- a CDS encoding right-handed parallel beta-helix repeat-containing protein, with protein MNKKILLILILLSIFTVSNVSAGNDSNISPDNLTIIETQVTEELDVNEPNTHYITPESNIQDTIDQAVEGDTIVLNGTFELKNTINIDKTLNIRGDGNGATIKPTETTFKDLRLFNIKNTASNVILSNLKLYGGKENYGATILWEGNAGTLNNCEIIQNTAKESGTILLKGNNCKITDSTFKTNKAQIAGAILIEGDDCQIVNCSFNENSAYKYGGAILIESNNCLITECTFNNNFASQGGGAIVLKGKGNTISNSKFDQNYLRNYENESDITGGGAIFSSCENTEIDNCNFNGNNALNLNGGAISLVGYGFIRNSSFKDNDALFGNAIYCNSSSTIISNYFAIKYNESKDDALNISEKTYERENIFNKTKISSSVDFTASMIFEYGASGSVQVIVDGGTVQKENIRVLNHKEAKITFSKSILTISGLGVGNYILRVTTTPDENHTAIDKDLNITVKKAVAVISASKLTVALKSSSIWSIKIINSKTNKPIPKMKLTLKVYTGKKYKTTTVTTNSKGIASYKTKSLGAGTHKIVVSGTHSGYKFNTLTSSIKVIKQTALKFKLQARTSDKNGAILSYIVSNKKTNKGINGIKIKFLIYTGKKYKTFVLKTKKIKGSTKIYNGAIGFATNEFSAGTHKVKILPYDLKYKGSATSSIVIKKSATKGVKFFRSI; from the coding sequence ATGAATAAAAAAATATTACTGATACTTATATTGTTAAGTATTTTTACTGTTTCAAATGTAAGTGCTGGGAATGATTCGAATATTTCGCCGGACAATTTAACAATTATTGAAACACAAGTAACAGAAGAATTGGATGTTAATGAACCAAACACACATTACATTACTCCCGAAAGCAATATTCAAGATACAATTGACCAAGCAGTAGAAGGAGATACAATTGTTCTTAACGGTACTTTTGAACTAAAAAATACAATCAATATTGATAAAACACTAAACATCCGTGGTGACGGCAATGGTGCCACAATCAAACCAACTGAAACTACTTTTAAAGATTTAAGATTATTTAATATTAAAAACACGGCATCTAATGTTATTTTAAGTAATTTAAAATTATATGGTGGTAAAGAAAATTATGGTGCCACAATTCTTTGGGAAGGTAATGCGGGAACCCTAAATAATTGTGAGATTATTCAAAATACTGCTAAAGAAAGCGGAACTATATTATTAAAAGGAAACAACTGTAAAATAACTGATTCTACTTTTAAAACTAATAAAGCACAAATTGCTGGTGCAATATTAATAGAAGGAGACGACTGCCAAATAGTAAATTGTTCATTCAATGAAAATTCAGCATACAAATATGGTGGAGCAATATTAATTGAATCCAACAATTGTCTCATAACTGAGTGTACATTCAACAATAACTTTGCATCACAAGGTGGAGGAGCAATTGTCTTGAAAGGCAAGGGAAATACAATTTCCAATAGTAAATTTGACCAGAACTATCTTAGAAATTATGAAAATGAATCTGATATTACTGGTGGAGGAGCCATATTCAGCAGCTGTGAAAATACAGAAATTGATAACTGTAATTTCAATGGAAATAATGCATTAAATTTAAACGGAGGCGCAATTAGTTTAGTTGGATACGGATTTATTAGAAATTCAAGTTTTAAAGATAATGATGCATTATTTGGAAATGCAATATACTGTAATTCATCTTCAACCATAATCTCAAATTATTTTGCTATCAAATACAATGAAAGCAAAGATGATGCATTGAATATTTCTGAAAAAACTTATGAAAGAGAAAACATTTTCAATAAGACCAAAATATCATCCAGTGTTGATTTTACCGCAAGTATGATTTTTGAATATGGTGCATCAGGCTCAGTTCAAGTTATTGTTGATGGAGGAACTGTTCAAAAAGAAAATATTCGAGTTTTAAACCATAAAGAAGCCAAAATTACTTTTTCAAAAAGTATATTGACAATATCCGGTTTGGGAGTTGGGAATTATATTCTTAGAGTTACTACAACCCCTGATGAAAACCACACTGCAATTGATAAGGATTTAAATATAACTGTTAAAAAAGCGGTTGCAGTAATTTCAGCATCCAAATTAACAGTTGCACTTAAAAGTTCTAGCATATGGTCCATAAAAATCATTAATTCCAAAACCAACAAACCTATACCAAAAATGAAACTCACCCTAAAAGTTTACACTGGAAAAAAATATAAAACTACAACAGTAACTACAAACTCAAAAGGCATAGCTTCATACAAAACTAAAAGTTTGGGTGCCGGAACCCATAAAATTGTTGTAAGCGGAACACATAGCGGATATAAATTCAATACATTAACATCTTCAATTAAAGTAATTAAACAAACTGCTTTGAAATTTAAATTGCAAGCGAGGACTTCAGACAAGAATGGTGCGATACTTTCTTACATTGTTTCAAATAAAAAGACCAATAAGGGCATTAATGGAATTAAGATTAAATTTTTAATTTACACAGGTAAAAAATATAAAACTTTTGTATTAAAAACCAAAAAGATTAAAGGCAGTACAAAGATTTATAATGGAGCAATCGGTTTTGCAACTAATGAATTTTCAGCTGGAACACACAAAGTCAAAATATTACCATACGATTTGAAATATAAAGGATCTGCAACAAGTTCTATTGTGATTAAGAAAAGTGCTACCAAAGGAGTCAAA
- a CDS encoding right-handed parallel beta-helix repeat-containing protein: MKKILLIFLIMIISVCAFSNVSAADASDIISSDNTSTIETQSLEETMTEELITDNQDTDSNLKSGEDEYRNIQREIDAAEEYSTITLNGNYTCDYLINVNKPVKIVGSDDGAVITFNTSKDYSSPFFNINASNVELNNIKFVNGIFLWGGAVYWEGDNGTIANCEFIDNSAIRENAIGGALLILGNNCKIENSIFTNNHAAMHGGAILLNGSACTITNCEFNDNMANGEKSHGGAIALWADNSIISHCKFTNNHCTDYGGAISVLKQNNTIEYCEFYNNYITNKLDENETQGGGAIFSADSDGLTVDNCTFIGNQALEAYGGAISLYINNTVRKSFFKDNMARLGNDLMYSSYDIMFNHFVLDYDEIIADAVPGIPYSELLRLNNTIERVKVNSSVIFSPGLIFEYGSSGSIYVNVSGGKIELENIHVLNHDKAKITYSNNVLTISNLDVGNYTLRVTTTPDENHTAVDGDLNFTVKQATAVIKASKLTVALKSAGVWTITLVDSGNNKGIPNMRLTLKVFTGKKYKTVSVTTNSKGVASYKTKDLTSGTHKIEVSATHSGYKFNTLTSSITVVKQTPLKFKLQQRTNGKSGSLLSYLVSNKNTNKGINGVKIKVLIYTGKKYKTYILTTKKLKGKKKSYNGAIGFATNSFSAGKHKVVFMPENIKYKGTITTSITIQKSATKGIKFFRKI; this comes from the coding sequence ATGAAAAAAATATTACTAATATTTTTGATTATGATAATAAGTGTTTGTGCCTTTTCTAATGTGAGTGCAGCAGATGCTTCTGATATTATCTCATCTGACAATACCAGCACTATAGAAACGCAATCACTAGAAGAAACAATGACAGAAGAGCTAATCACAGATAATCAAGATACTGATTCTAATTTAAAGTCTGGAGAAGATGAATATAGGAATATTCAACGTGAAATTGATGCTGCCGAGGAATATTCCACAATTACTCTCAATGGAAATTATACATGCGATTACCTAATTAATGTTAATAAACCAGTTAAAATCGTCGGATCAGATGACGGTGCTGTTATAACATTCAATACAAGCAAAGATTATAGTTCCCCATTTTTTAATATCAATGCTTCAAACGTTGAATTAAATAATATAAAATTTGTTAACGGCATATTCTTATGGGGAGGTGCTGTATATTGGGAAGGCGATAACGGTACCATAGCAAACTGTGAATTTATAGATAATTCCGCAATAAGAGAGAATGCTATTGGCGGTGCACTTCTCATTTTAGGCAATAACTGTAAAATAGAGAATAGTATTTTTACAAACAATCATGCGGCTATGCATGGAGGTGCTATTCTTTTGAATGGTAGTGCTTGCACCATAACAAATTGTGAATTCAACGACAACATGGCAAATGGTGAAAAAAGTCATGGGGGAGCAATAGCATTATGGGCAGATAACAGCATTATAAGCCATTGTAAATTCACAAACAACCATTGTACTGATTACGGAGGTGCAATTTCTGTACTTAAACAAAACAATACTATTGAATACTGTGAATTTTACAACAACTACATTACAAATAAATTAGATGAAAATGAAACTCAGGGAGGCGGTGCAATTTTCAGTGCTGATTCCGACGGTTTAACAGTTGACAATTGTACATTCATAGGAAATCAAGCACTTGAAGCATATGGAGGTGCTATAAGTTTATACATCAATAATACCGTGAGAAAATCTTTCTTTAAAGACAATATGGCTAGATTAGGTAATGATTTAATGTATTCTTCATATGATATCATGTTTAATCATTTTGTGCTTGATTATGATGAGATTATTGCAGATGCAGTTCCTGGAATCCCTTATTCCGAGTTATTGAGATTAAATAATACAATTGAACGTGTGAAAGTAAATTCCAGTGTTATTTTTTCTCCAGGACTTATTTTTGAATACGGATCATCAGGTTCCATTTATGTAAATGTCAGTGGAGGAAAAATCGAACTTGAAAATATTCATGTTTTAAATCATGACAAAGCTAAAATTACTTATTCAAACAATGTTTTAACAATTTCCAATTTAGATGTTGGAAACTATACCCTTAGAGTTACTACAACACCGGATGAGAATCATACTGCTGTTGATGGAGATTTAAATTTCACAGTTAAACAAGCAACTGCAGTCATTAAAGCATCCAAATTAACTGTTGCCCTTAAAAGTGCAGGTGTTTGGACAATTACATTGGTTGACTCAGGGAATAATAAAGGCATTCCAAACATGAGACTTACATTAAAAGTATTCACAGGTAAGAAATATAAAACAGTATCAGTAACTACAAATTCAAAAGGAGTGGCATCATATAAAACCAAAGATCTGACTTCCGGCACTCACAAAATCGAGGTAAGCGCAACCCATAGCGGTTATAAATTTAACACATTAACTTCATCCATTACAGTTGTAAAACAAACCCCATTGAAATTTAAATTACAACAAAGGACAAATGGAAAAAGTGGGTCACTGCTTTCTTATTTAGTATCCAATAAAAATACAAATAAAGGAATCAACGGAGTTAAAATTAAGGTTTTAATATATACAGGCAAAAAATACAAAACATATATTTTAACCACTAAAAAACTCAAAGGCAAAAAGAAATCCTATAATGGTGCTATCGGTTTTGCAACAAACAGTTTTTCAGCAGGAAAACATAAAGTTGTATTCATGCCTGAAAACATCAAATATAAAGGAACAATTACAACTTCAATTACAATCCAGAAAAGCGCTACAAAAGGAATTAAATTTTTCCGTAAGATTTAA
- the comC gene encoding L-sulfolactate dehydrogenase has translation MKIMKDKEIALVKEILKKLGASEEDSEFVAEATIDADLKGFTSHGLGRFPQYLISIEAGTINLKDDIEIEKETPAIALINGNSGFGQAVSYKAMQIAIKKAKEVGIGCVGVHNTNHFGVTGFYSDLALRENCIGLVLANTDPAIAPLGGSQALIGTNPIALGIPSETYITVDMATSVTARGKIIESKRKGLDLPDGWALDKDGNPTNDPEAALEGSILPFGGFKGYALSLLIEILTGPLVQAGYGLGVSGTASPTKDCTKGDLYVVIDPSKFGDFGEFVANTEDFVSQVRATGETVAIPGDLEVKRIADAEANGVAIDEKLYEQLKGICDDLDIDIDSYIEE, from the coding sequence ATGAAGATAATGAAAGATAAAGAAATAGCTCTTGTAAAAGAAATATTAAAAAAATTAGGAGCTAGTGAAGAAGACAGTGAATTTGTAGCTGAAGCAACAATTGATGCAGATTTAAAAGGATTTACATCACATGGGCTTGGAAGATTTCCACAGTACTTAATTAGTATCGAAGCAGGAACAATAAACCTAAAAGATGACATTGAGATTGAAAAAGAAACACCAGCAATTGCTTTAATAAATGGTAATAGTGGTTTTGGACAAGCTGTATCATATAAAGCAATGCAAATAGCTATTAAAAAAGCTAAAGAAGTAGGAATCGGATGTGTTGGTGTCCATAATACAAATCACTTCGGTGTCACCGGATTTTATTCTGATTTAGCATTAAGGGAAAACTGTATCGGATTGGTTCTTGCAAATACTGATCCTGCTATAGCACCATTAGGAGGAAGCCAAGCTTTAATTGGTACCAACCCTATTGCATTAGGTATCCCTTCAGAAACATACATTACTGTAGACATGGCAACTTCAGTTACTGCTCGTGGAAAAATCATTGAATCAAAAAGAAAAGGTCTGGACTTGCCTGACGGATGGGCATTAGACAAAGATGGAAATCCAACTAACGACCCTGAAGCAGCACTTGAAGGATCAATTTTACCATTTGGTGGATTTAAAGGATATGCATTATCATTATTAATTGAAATTTTAACTGGACCATTAGTACAAGCAGGATACGGACTTGGAGTTAGTGGTACAGCTTCACCAACCAAAGATTGTACAAAAGGAGACTTATATGTTGTAATTGATCCATCCAAATTTGGAGACTTTGGAGAATTTGTTGCAAATACCGAAGATTTTGTCTCACAAGTCAGAGCTACTGGTGAAACTGTTGCAATTCCGGGCGATTTGGAAGTAAAAAGAATTGCTGATGCCGAAGCTAATGGTGTAGCAATTGATGAAAAATTATACGAACAATTAAAAGGAATCTGCGATGATTTAGATATAGACATAGATTCCTATATCGAAGAATAA